The genome window TCATCTCGCCCGAGTTGACGCGTTTTTCCAGCTCGCCCAGGCCGCGGATCCCGCCCACGAAATCTATCCTGTTGGATTTGCGCAGATCCGCTATGCCCAGAATCTTGTCAAGCACGAGATCCGACAGTACGCTTACGTCCAGCGACAGCACCGGATCGTCCTCTTTCGACGGGGTTTTCACCGCCGGCGTCAGCGTATACCACTTGCCGGCCAGATACATCCCGAACGTCCGGCGCGCTTCCGGTTTCGCCCGGCCTTTTTCTTCCGTAACGGTGAAACTGGCCCGGAGCCGGTCCATAAACTGCTCGTCGCTAAGGCCGTTAAGGTCAACGACCACGCGGTTATAATCCCAGATCTTCATTTCGTTCACCGGAAACGCCACTGCCAGATAGGTGTTGTACGGTTCCGTGCCGGTGTGCTTTTTGCCGCGTTTCTCGATCATCATTTTTTTCACGCGCGAGGCGGCGGCGGAACGGTGATGCCCGTCGGCTATGTAAACGGCTTGCTGTTTCTCGAATGATTCGCTGATGGTTTTTATGTCGGCTTCACTGTTTAACACCCACAGCGTATGCGTCACGCCGCCGATTCCTACGGCCGAAAATTCCGGTTCGCTCTGCGTGACGCGCCGGATTATCCCGTCAACTTCGGGAATTTGCTTGTAGGCGATCAGGCCCGGCCCCGTCTGCGCTTCCACGGCGATGATCTGGTTGACCCGGTCGTCCTCCTTGACGGGCCGCGTGAACTCGTGCTTGCGGATGCGGTTGGCGTCGTAATCGTCTACGCAGGCGCCGACCACAAGCCCGGTCTGCACATGCTCGCCCATTTTCAGCCGGTAAACGTAGAAACAGGGGCTGCTCTCGCGCACCAGAACGCCGTCTTTGAGCATTTTTCTGAAATTCTCCGCCGCTTTGGCGTACACCGCGGGATCGTAATGATCCACGTTTTCCGGCAGGTCTATCTCGGCTTTCGAAACGTGCAGGAAACTCAGCGGCTTGCCTTTCGCCATTTCGCGCGCCTCGCCGGAGTCAAGCACGTCGTACGGCGGGGCGATGACATCCTGAGCCCGGCCTTTTGCCGGCCGGATTCCGTGGATCGGGTTGAACAGTGGTAGTTTTGCCATGATAAAAGCCTCTACTTGATTTTGTCGCCGTTGAGCGCGTTGGCGCGTTTGCCGGTCAGCAGGTAATCGCTGATCTGCTCAGCCGCCTGGCGCGCCACGTTGATCTGCGCTTCGACGGTGGATGCCGCGATGTGCGGGGTGAGCACCGCGTTGGGCAGGTTGAAAAAGATATGTTCCTTCGCGGGCTCCTTGGCGTACACGTCGCAGGCGATGCCGGCGAGCTTGCCGCTTTCCAGCGCCGCCTTGATGTCTTCCTCGGCCATGATCGCGCCGCGCGCGCAGTTGATAAGGCGCACGCCGTCTTTCATTCTGGCGATGGCGTCTTTGTTGATCATGCCTCTGGTCTTGTCGTTAAGGCCGACGTGGTAGGTGATTATGTCGGCGCGCTGATAAAGCTCGTCGAGCGGCACTTTCTCCACGCCCAGTTCCTCCGCGCGCGCGTCGGTCATCACGGGATCGAACACGACCACTTTCATCCGCAGCCCTTTCGCGCGGTCCGCCACTATCGAGCTGATGTTGCCGCAGCCCACTATGCCGAGCGTTTTCTCGAAAACTTCGGCGCCCTCGAATTTATTCTTTTCCCATTTGCCCGCATGGGTGGACTGGTTCGCCGCCGGTATCATCCGGCACAGCGCGAACATCATGGCTATTGCGTGCTCGGCCGTCGAAACGGTGTTGCCGAACGGGGTGTTCATAACCAGCACTCCGCACTCGCTGGCGGCGGGGATGTCAATATTGTCCACGCCGATGCCCGCGCGCGCCGCCACTTTCAGCCCTTTGGCGGCTTTGAGTATTTCGGGGGTGAGCGTGGTGGCGGAGCGGATCACGATTCCGTCGAACCCCGGCAGAAAATCTTTCAGCTCCTCCGGCTTCATGCCTGTTTTTACTACGGCTTCGATCCCGCGGTCCTTGAAAACTCTGGCGCAGATCGGATCGGCTTTGTCGGCAATTAAAACTCTCATTATGTTCTCCTTTATATGTCAGGCTTTGACGGTCTTGAATTCTTTAGCCACTTCTTCGTACGCCCAGTCGAGCCAGTGCGTCAGGGCCTCCACGTCGGATGCTTCCACCGTCGCGCCGCACCAGATACGAATTCCGACCGGAGCTTTTCCGTAGGAGTTGATATCGTAGGCCACGCCTTCCTTGTCGAGCAGCGCGGTGATTTTTTTGGCGGTTTTGGCTTTCTCCTCTTCGGGGAGTTTCGTGAACCAGTCGGCGGTGATCCTGAGGCAGACGGAGGTGTTGGAGCGGGTTTCCTTTGTTTCCGCGAGGAACCCGACCCATCCGCTTTTCCCGACCCAGTCCTCAACGGCTTTAAGATTGGCGTTCGCGCGGGCCTCAAGCGCTTTCTGCCCGCCGATCTCCTCGGCCCATTTGAGTGCGTCTATCGCGTCTTCCACGCACAGCATCGAGGGGGTGTTGACGGTGGAGTATTCCAGTTCGCCTTCCTTGAGCTTGTCCTGCGAGGCGAGCCTGAACAGTTTGGGCAGCGGCCATGAAACCTTGGGCTCGGTTTCCTCCATGCGCTTTACGGCGCGTGGCGAGAGGATGAGCACGCCGTGCGCGGCTTCCCCGCCCAGCACTTTCTGCCACGA of Elusimicrobiaceae bacterium contains these proteins:
- a CDS encoding DUF1015 domain-containing protein → MAKLPLFNPIHGIRPAKGRAQDVIAPPYDVLDSGEAREMAKGKPLSFLHVSKAEIDLPENVDHYDPAVYAKAAENFRKMLKDGVLVRESSPCFYVYRLKMGEHVQTGLVVGACVDDYDANRIRKHEFTRPVKEDDRVNQIIAVEAQTGPGLIAYKQIPEVDGIIRRVTQSEPEFSAVGIGGVTHTLWVLNSEADIKTISESFEKQQAVYIADGHHRSAAASRVKKMMIEKRGKKHTGTEPYNTYLAVAFPVNEMKIWDYNRVVVDLNGLSDEQFMDRLRASFTVTEEKGRAKPEARRTFGMYLAGKWYTLTPAVKTPSKEDDPVLSLDVSVLSDLVLDKILGIADLRKSNRIDFVGGIRGLGELEKRVNSGEMKVAFALHPTSLDELIAVADDNQVMPPKSTWFEPKLADGLVSNPLL
- a CDS encoding phosphoserine transaminase, translating into WESFSKGWITDAVKQLKLKDVNEYKADYGKLADLSKANPKHDIVFTLNGTTSGVKVPNLDWICADREGIVICDATSGIFAQPLDYSKLDVITFSWQKVLGGEAAHGVLILSPRAVKRMEETEPKVSWPLPKLFRLASQDKLKEGELEYSTVNTPSMLCVEDAIDALKWAEEIGGQKALEARANANLKAVEDWVGKSGWVGFLAETKETRSNTSVCLRITADWFTKLPEEEKAKTAKKITALLDKEGVAYDINSYGKAPVGIRIWCGATVEASDVEALTHWLDWAYEEVAKEFKTVKA
- a CDS encoding hydroxyacid dehydrogenase yields the protein MRVLIADKADPICARVFKDRGIEAVVKTGMKPEELKDFLPGFDGIVIRSATTLTPEILKAAKGLKVAARAGIGVDNIDIPAASECGVLVMNTPFGNTVSTAEHAIAMMFALCRMIPAANQSTHAGKWEKNKFEGAEVFEKTLGIVGCGNISSIVADRAKGLRMKVVVFDPVMTDARAEELGVEKVPLDELYQRADIITYHVGLNDKTRGMINKDAIARMKDGVRLINCARGAIMAEEDIKAALESGKLAGIACDVYAKEPAKEHIFFNLPNAVLTPHIAASTVEAQINVARQAAEQISDYLLTGKRANALNGDKIK